ACCAGTTCTCCGATGGTGAGCGGCTTCGCTCGGTGGCCTTCCGATTCGCGACGACCCCCGAATGTTTCTGAATCGCTCCGGGCGATGATCAGCGGTGCCGCGGTCGGTGTGAACCGGTCGACGCACGACGCGTCGGCCACGATGATCGCGGGACGCGTCGCCGCGATCATCGCGTCGAGTTCGGCGCGCCCGTTCCGAGGATTGAGCGGCACCCACACTTTTCCCGCGGCGTACGTGGCGAGCAGGGCCAGCAGGTGCTCGAAGGTATTGCCCGCGCAGATCCCGACGCGGCCGCCCGGCGCGCGATCGATACCCTGGAATGCCGCGGCGAGTGCGTGGACATGGGCCCCGAGTTCGGCGTACGTCACGTCGGCGCCGAGGCGGCCCGCGATGGCGACGGCGTCGGGATTCCTGGCAACGCTGTCGTAGAATCGGTCGATCGGTTGCAGCACTTGCTCCGTTCCCCGGGATGGGATAGTCTCGTGGCATCACGGGTCCCGTGTCAACGCTGTCGCCCCAGGTCAAACGCCCCGCATGAGCTTCCCGATCCTCGGCCTGCACCACGTGACGGCGACGGTCGACGACGCGCAGGCCGATCTCGACTTCGGCCTCGACGCCCTCGGCCTCCGTCTCGTGAAGAAGACGGTGAACTTCGATAATCGCGGTGTCTATCATTTCTACTACGGAGACGAGCGCGGAACGCCCGGGACGCTCTGGACCACCTTCCCCTATAGAACGCGGGGAGTTCCGGCGGGCATCAAGGGCGCCGGCCAGGTGACCGTCACCTCGTTCTCCGTTCCGGCGGGGTCCCTCGACCGCTGGAAGACGCGGCTCCGCGCCCGCGGCTTCACCGTGACCGACGCCCCGCCGCGATTCGGCGAAGAATCGATCATCGTCGCCGATCCGTCAGGACTGTTCATCGAACTCGTCGGCACCGCCGGTGACACGCGCCGTCCGTGGGTCGCCAGCGACATCGACGAGGCGTCCGCCGTGCGCGGCATTCACAGCGTGACGATGACCGTCGGTGATCCCGCGCCGACGCTGGCGTTCATGCGCGACTGGTTCGGCTTCGACGTCACCGAGGAGATGGAGGGACGCCGGCGGGTGTCGGTGAATGGAGTGGGGCCGGGCAGGTCCATCGACGTTCTCACGTCGTCGGACGGCGCGCGCGCCCGGAACGGCGTCGGGACGGTGCACCACGTGGCCATGGCGATCGCCGAATCGGGCGAGCAGCTGCGGCTGCGCGAAGCGCTGATCAGCCGGGGAATCGCGGTCACGCCCGTGATGGACCGGTCGTACTTCCAGTCGATCTACTTCCGGGAGCCCGGGGGCGTGCTGTTGGAGGTGGCGACCACGGCCCCCGGATTCGCGGTCGACGAGCCGGTGGAGCAGTTGGGGCGCGGACTCAAGCTGCCGCCGTGGGAAGAATCCAAGCGCGCCGAGATCGAGGCCGCGCTTCCGCCCGTACGGTACTGAGATGGAACCCCACGCCGCGCACCGCGTCGCCCACGCCGGCCCTGTCCTGGACCGCGCGGAAGCCGTCATGATCATGGTGCACGGCCGGAACGCGGGCCCGAGCGCCATTCTCGCGCTTCGCGCCGTCATCGACCGACCGCGCTTTGCCTGCGTGGCCCCCGCGGCGCCCGGCGGCACCTGGTATCCGTTTGGCTTCATGGCATCGCGGGAAACGAACGAACCCGGCCTGAGTTCCGGGCTCGCCGTCATCGAGTCGCTCGTGGTCGATCTCATGGCACGCGGCTTGCCGTCGCACAAGATCGTGCTGCTCGGCTTTTCGCAGGGAGCCTGCCTGGCGTCCGAGTTCTCGATTCGGCACCCGCGACGCTACGGGGGCGTGCTGGTGCTGAGCGGCGGTCTGATCGGCCCGCCGGGCACGACCTGGGACGACGTCACCACGTCGCTCGACGGCACGCCGGTGTTTCTCGGATGCAGCGACATCGACAGTCACATCCCGATGCAGCGCGTGATCGAGAGCGAGGCCGAGTTCACGCGGCTCGGCGCGCGCGTCACGCGAATACTGTATCCGGGGATGGGCCATCTCGTGAATGACGACGAGATCGTCCACGTGCAGGCGGTGCTGGACGAGGTGCTGCCCACGCCGTGACGACCCGCCATGCCAGCGGCCCACGGGATTCAGGCGAGGCCGCCCCGCTGAGTTTCCGTCGCGATCTCCCGGGAACGCGGGTGGTATTCGCGCCCGGCGCGCTGCGGGAGTTGCGGCCGCAGCTCGCGCACCTGGGCGTCCGCCGCGCGTTCGTCGTGACGACGGGCGGCCGAGCGGCCGGGCTCGCGTCGCCGCGGGACGTGCTGGGCGATGCACTCGTGGAGGTGTTCGGCGGCGCGCGCGAGCACGTGCCGGTGGACACCGTCTCGGAGGCGCTCGGCCGCTTTCGCGCGTCGCGCGCCGACGGGTGCATCGCGATCGGGGGCGGGTCGGCGATCGGACTCGGCAAGGCGATCGCCAGAGCGAGCGGCGCTCCGCTCGTCGCCGTGCCCACGACCTATTCCGGTTCCGAGATGACCTCCATCTGGGGTCAGACCGACGCCGCCGGCAAACGCACCGGCCGAGATCCGGCCGCGAAGCCGCGGCTCGTGATCTACGACGTCGCGCTCACCCTGGGGTTGCCCGCCGACCTGAGCGCGGCCAGCGGCATGAATGCGATGGCGCACGCGGTGGAGGCGATGTACGCCGCCAATGCCACCGATGGCACGCGCGCCATGGCGGAAGAGGCGGTGCACTCCCTGACGGCCGGCCTGCCGGCCGTGGTCGCGATGGGAAGCGAACTCGGGGCGAGGACCCTGGTGCTGGTCGGCGCTCATCTGGCCGGGTGCGCGCTCGACGAGGCGTCGATGGGGCTCCATCATCGGATCTGTCACGTGCTTGGCGGAACGTTCAAGCTGCCGCACGCGCGCACGCACGCGGCCGTGCTGCCCCACGTGGTGGCGTTCAATGCGGAGTCGGCCGCGGAGGCGATGCGGCGGCTGGGCGACGCCATCGGGAACGCGGACGTGGCGGCGGGCCTCGCGGCGCTCAATCGCACGCTGCGCATCGGCGCCACGCTCGGCGAGCTCGGGCTGCGCCGCACGGATGTGGATCGCGCGGCCGACGAGATCGCGGCGGCGCCGTATCCGAACCCCAGGCCCGTCACGCGCGAAGACGTTCGCATGGTGCTGTCGGCCGCACTCTGAGGCCGGCATACGGTCGGTTCGCCGTGCGGGGCGACCGCCAGTAAGATAGATGCCGCACCATCGCGCCCCCGCATTCCGCGTCCCGCGCGGTGACCACCATATGGAGACCCCATGTCCGAGCCGAACGCAGGAACGGGACTTCGCCGCGTACTGCGCCTGTGGGACCTGGTGTTCTTCTATGTGGTGGCGGTGGTGGGAATGCGATGGGTTGCCGTGGCCGCTGCGGCCGGCCCCAGCGCGCTGGTGATCTGGGTGGTGGCCGCCGTGGCGCTCTTCATCCCGCTCGCATTCACGGTGCTCGAACTGTCCTCCCGGTATCCACAGGAGGGCGGGATCTACATCTGGACCAAGCAGGCGTTCGGTGAGTTCACTGGTTTCATGACCGGGTGGACGTATTGGGGCGCCAACCTGACGTATCTGCCCGGGCTCCTCTATTTCGCCGCCAGCAGCGCGCTCTACATTTTCGGCGGTCGCTTCGCGCATCTCCAGAGCAGCGGGGTCTACTTCATGGCCGTGGCGCTCGGCGGGCTGGCGCTGGCGACCTGGCTCAACATCGTGGGCCTGCAGTTCGGCAAATGGCTCGCCAACGTCGGCGCCTTCGCCACCTGGATCCCGATGGCGGTGCTGATCGCGATGGGCCTCTTCGCCGGCTGGAAGTTCGGCTCGGCCACGCCGATCACGGGTGAGAGCCTGATGCCGAGCACCGGCTTGAAGGACATGATCTTCTGGGGCACCATCGCCTTCGGGTTCAGCGGCCTTGAAGCCGGCTCGTTCATGGGCGAGGAGATCGAGAACCCCCGGCGCACGGTGCCCCGCGCCGTCCTCATCGCGGGTGTGATCATCCCCGCCATCTACATTCTCGGTACCCTTGCCATCCTGCTGGCGCTGCCCCGCGGACAGATCACGGGGCTCCAGGGCATCATGGACGCCATCGTGCGCACTGGCGACCGGGTGGGCGTCACGGGATTGGGGCCGATCGCGTCGGTCCTGATCGTGGTCAGTACGCTTGGCGGCGTGGGCGTCTGGCTTTCGGCTCCGGCCCGGCTTCCATTCGTAGCCGGCATCGACAACTATCTGCCTCGTGCGTTCGGCCGGCTGCATCCCCGCTTCGGCACGCCGTACGTGGCGCTGCTGCTCCAGGCCGGCGTCGCCGCCGTCTGCGCCATCCTGGGGCAGGCGGGAGAGACGCCCAAGAAGGCCTATGAGATCCTCGTCAGTCTCGGAATCATCTCCTACTTTCTGCCCTACCTGACCATGTTCGCGGCCATGATCCGGCTTCAGCGCGAACCCGCCGGTTCCGAAGTGATGCGCGTGCCGGGCGGCAAGTCCATGGCGATCCTGTTCGGGGCGCTGGGGTTCACGACCTCGGCGGTCTCGATCGTGCTGGCCGCGATCCCGCCGGCCGGCGAACCCCATCCCGGCCGATACGTGTTCAAGGTGGTCGGGTTGAGCGCTCTGCTCGTGGTCGCCGGCGCGGTGACGTATGCCGCGGGGAGTCGCAAGCGAGCGCGCGCGATGCTCGAGCGAGA
This DNA window, taken from Gemmatimonadaceae bacterium, encodes the following:
- a CDS encoding ring-cleaving dioxygenase, translating into MSFPILGLHHVTATVDDAQADLDFGLDALGLRLVKKTVNFDNRGVYHFYYGDERGTPGTLWTTFPYRTRGVPAGIKGAGQVTVTSFSVPAGSLDRWKTRLRARGFTVTDAPPRFGEESIIVADPSGLFIELVGTAGDTRRPWVASDIDEASAVRGIHSVTMTVGDPAPTLAFMRDWFGFDVTEEMEGRRRVSVNGVGPGRSIDVLTSSDGARARNGVGTVHHVAMAIAESGEQLRLREALISRGIAVTPVMDRSYFQSIYFREPGGVLLEVATTAPGFAVDEPVEQLGRGLKLPPWEESKRAEIEAALPPVRY
- a CDS encoding maleylacetate reductase, whose protein sequence is MVFAPGALRELRPQLAHLGVRRAFVVTTGGRAAGLASPRDVLGDALVEVFGGAREHVPVDTVSEALGRFRASRADGCIAIGGGSAIGLGKAIARASGAPLVAVPTTYSGSEMTSIWGQTDAAGKRTGRDPAAKPRLVIYDVALTLGLPADLSAASGMNAMAHAVEAMYAANATDGTRAMAEEAVHSLTAGLPAVVAMGSELGARTLVLVGAHLAGCALDEASMGLHHRICHVLGGTFKLPHARTHAAVLPHVVAFNAESAAEAMRRLGDAIGNADVAAGLAALNRTLRIGATLGELGLRRTDVDRAADEIAAAPYPNPRPVTREDVRMVLSAAL
- a CDS encoding APC family permease, producing the protein MSEPNAGTGLRRVLRLWDLVFFYVVAVVGMRWVAVAAAAGPSALVIWVVAAVALFIPLAFTVLELSSRYPQEGGIYIWTKQAFGEFTGFMTGWTYWGANLTYLPGLLYFAASSALYIFGGRFAHLQSSGVYFMAVALGGLALATWLNIVGLQFGKWLANVGAFATWIPMAVLIAMGLFAGWKFGSATPITGESLMPSTGLKDMIFWGTIAFGFSGLEAGSFMGEEIENPRRTVPRAVLIAGVIIPAIYILGTLAILLALPRGQITGLQGIMDAIVRTGDRVGVTGLGPIASVLIVVSTLGGVGVWLSAPARLPFVAGIDNYLPRAFGRLHPRFGTPYVALLLQAGVAAVCAILGQAGETPKKAYEILVSLGIISYFLPYLTMFAAMIRLQREPAGSEVMRVPGGKSMAILFGALGFTTSAVSIVLAAIPPAGEPHPGRYVFKVVGLSALLVVAGAVTYAAGSRKRARAMLERERTP